GGAAAATAGGAGTGGGTGGAGTGAGACGACCACACTCCAGTTCTCACGctgaaatataataataataagccatttagcagacgcttttatccaaagcaacacaCTCAAGCATgtgcgcacacacatgcacactcacagcAAGTGAACAAAACTAGACACACATCCACATTTAAAATAACGTCAATCAATGGCTATAGCAGTCAGTGACACAGATTGTGGAAACTCTGCGATCATCTGACATGGATCAAACCTGTAGGCTAATACTGACCTAGTTTCAGAGCTGTGCCTCCTACTCAACcacaacatgtcaacacctccacaacaccaaacacacagCAGGCTAAATAAACCTAGCATTTAATACAGAACAATGTCATGGAATGAAATATTACATAGGAATATTCTGCATAAAATGCAATGTGTATTATCATGTCATTACAATGAGAAAAAGAGGGCCTGATGGCATATAGCTATATACACTCACTGAGGTCTCTACACTTGATGGTGCTGTAGTCGAAGGAGATGCAGAGGTAGTCACATGCTTCTCTCAGCTCGGGAATGGAGATCCCATCAGGACAGCGGATTATCCCAGATTTGTAGTAATCCTGCCATTTAAAAGTCACAGGAAAAACAAACAGGCAGCCATCACGGAGGCTGCTCTGCGCAAACACAGAACAGCCTTCCGACAACAGCAAATGGCAGTGacgtcactccctccctcccacccccacAGACCCATTTACAGCCAGAGAAACATGGAGATCATTAAAGTATAACGCTGAAAAGAAAAGGGATGGAGGCAGCAGCAACGCTCGGCTCTTCACAAGACAGTGCCTGAAACGGCTGTTAGCTTGCTCTGTGCCCTGAATGCTAATGCTGCCAGCCATGTTTTTCCTCTCTTCCTGTTGTTTTAGTCGGGTCGCCTTTGACTGTAGAGCTCTTCACACTCCGAGCACAGATCTGTACAACGAGACGGTTCAATACTGACAATGCAAGATAAGCCTTGAAATCAAACAAAGAAGTGCCTTCAGCATGTTATTGAGTCCCGACTATCCACATTAGCCTCTCTCCCCCATACAAATAGGCATACAGATGTGAAATTGCTACACTGACATGCTAGAACACCGTAAAGCCTGAGTCACACAGAAAGCTGCTCTTGAGCCTGAAATAACATCCAGAAACCCtatgatacacacacaaacagatggCATTACCTGGTTGTTCTCCTCCCCTGTGTCTCTGGAGAGTTAAGTGGAACAGCGGGGCGAACAAACACAAAAATGAAAGCACTAGCATGTTGTACAGCATTAGTATCTCTGATCCCGGAAAATGTGCCTTATGTAACACTGATTATCTGCCCTGCATTTCCACACTTCCACAAAAATACACAATATATCAGATGGACAATCTCAGAGATTGTTTGTAAACAAACGTATTTGTCAAGGTATTACTAGAAAGTAATTGCATACAAATGCACTATAATCCTTGAATAATATGGAAATTATGCTGCAATCATATACGAAACAATATGTATTGACCCCTATACATTTGGCCACTCTCCACAATCTCTGGTCATGGAACAATAAAGGTGCTTGTTTTAGATAGGTCAGAACACTGAAGGCCTATTCTTCTTCTTAATAAAATATATAGGGGATGGATAGAATCTGTGAGAAAACGTATTTTCCTTTCCAGTCATGACTGACGCAGCAGCGTAATCCTTCACTTTGTCAATATCAACCCATCTCTGGAGACATTAGGTGAAACTCTATGACATTATCAAACCAGAATGAGTGTCTTACCAGGATGGCTCTGAAAACAGTTGAGCTGATTCCATCTGCCACCTCAAATTCCCCTTTGTCATTGGGCCTGGTGAAATTGTATTCCCTCCCAGATCCAAACATTCTACGAGAGAGGAAAACATTTGGTTTGAAATTAATTATCCCTTTAATTTGCTGTAATATCCCTTTCATTTCCCTTTAATTTGCTGTAATATCCCTTTGATATCTCTTTAATTTATGGTGATAAAATATTTTACTGTACCTTCCCAGCATGGTGTTGGGCTGGGCGGTGAAGATGGCCGGGTCCACCACGAAGCGGGTGTTGTCCACAATCAGAGTGACCCTCTCCGCCGTCCGTAACGTGCGCGCCCCCTCTTTGGCGTTTTCATAGACGTAGATGAGGTCACAGGGGCCGTGCACGTGTCCATGACCCAGGCCCTTACAGTGGGCCTCGTTGCTGAACAGGCTGCTCCTGCTGCTGCTCACTGCGATGCAGCTGGGCCCCACCGACATCATGGCTCTGGGGGGCCGAGGGCTTGATGACCTGGAGGAAGAACCACCCTCGCCCCGCTCACGATCTGgaagagacaaacagacagagtaCCGTAGGTAAGGTGCCAACACTGCTGTCTCATCACACTGTAGCTGGCTGCCAGAAGGATGAAAAAGGGCATTGAAAGCTTTCGCAAGCGCCAAAATGCTTTCCTTTCAAGACTTGATTATTCAACTGTTACTGTAGCAATTTAAACATCATTCAGTTCGGCCATTGGCTTAATTCCCTGAGTGGGTCCAGACTGAGTAGCAGTCGTATGACTACTGTGGCTCCGCCTCTGGGTTAGGCTTTAAGGAGATTTCTACGTGATGAAACCACTTCAGTCACTGCTTTTGTGTCGTTAGAAAGGGCCTCAATCTAACAGCTGTACCTGAGGCATCTGAGACAGCCTTGTTATGTCAGTGTCACATCATTACACTGTGTGGTTCTGTCGCATAGCAGTAATGGATTAGAGAATAACCAAACGGGTACAGCCGTGGTGTTGTTCCAGTAATGGAGGTGAAACACTGGGAAGCTACTCACCACTGTTGTGCTGTCGGGTGGGCGAGGTGATGTTCCTGATGCAAGGGGTCAGCTGACCCTCGCCCCTCTCGTGGGAGGAGTCTCGGGAGCGGTCGCTGGAGCGCCGGCGGTCGCTGTCCCTGCAGCGTTCGAGGCCTCCGCTGGTGCCATGCAGATTCATGTTGACTAGTTCGGCCTCCAGTTGGGGGACTGCTGGGAGGCGGGGCTGGGCACTAAGAGAGGAGAAAATCACACAGTCAGAGATACACACATGATCACTGAGAGGGAAAAGTGAGCATTTTGCATGCTTCTCTGCAGAGAAAAAGTGGGTAAAAGCCTGCAGTAAACTCATATGTATCCTCTGTGCGAGAGAGGTAGAATTAATTTTTTGTGCTGACCGCTGCAGAAATATTGCCAATACAACACTACTGCTTGCTGCCTGCAGCTGGAGCCCTATACTCTGAGAAACCCATTAGGGAGTGAATCCATGTGAAACAATCTGAATGAACTCACTTAACTGTGGGGACAACACATAAATGGGACTATTACTCCTCTTGGAGTGGCCTTTGTAAAATCTGAAATATTACACTGATGGAGCAGACTATCCACAATGCCTGAAGTACCAAACACCTTCTTGAAAtcatttgcacaaaaaaaaaaatcgtACTTCCCATTGAAGATGCATTTAAAACTCTACTGTCCGTTGCAGAAGAGCCTTTCTATGGGGAAATTGAAAAACAGGTTATCCCATTGAGACAAGCAGAGACAGAAGCAGGAAGCATTGTTCTGTTATCTGCAGCAGCCTCTTTACCTCTGAAAGCGCTCTCACACCGTCTGGTTTGTCTAGTCTGGCCAGCGTGCCATACTGCAGGTCTCCCTAATAAAGAGCGGCTCCCGCCCCAGGGTCGTGATTATGAAATATGAGGAGGCTGAAGTGAATGCCCTTGGAGAGAATGGACTAGAGAGAGCAGCACACTGAGGAACTCTCAAAGACGGGAGAGCTATAAAGAAACTGCCTTTATAGTCCCTCCAATGAATGACGTCCGTACACCTTCTAGTTCCCCATAGAAAACTGGGTCCAGTCAACCGTTAACAGGGTCTGACGTCTGAGTCCACTGCCTCCTCCACTGCCACCCTCACTGATGGAGTCCCTGAGAGTGAGAGAAATCATAGACCtggaggactgactgactgactcagagCAGGATAAATTAGTCATTTCACTACACGTGGAGAACAACCAACTTACTTCATGCGGCAAAATAAGGCAGAATGTCATGTTATGAAATTTCCTGTCCAAATAATTGGCATCTATATTTTGGCAGCAGCTGAATGGATGCCAATGAGTGGTCCAGGATGCTAGCTCTCATCATGCTGTATACAGTTCAGAGCCAGGCAGGCCTGCCCTACAGTATGCGAGTCCCCTTCTCTTTGTGCAGGTTGTCCTCATTACTGCACCAGTATAGAATACTGCCATCTATGAGACCTTCAGCAATGTAAACAAAAACTGAACTGAAACAATGAGTAGACTATCCCCAGATGGTGTGTGAACTTTGTCCTTTTGAGAAATCTGAATTAAAAAAAACTCATTAGGTTGTGGAATGTGATTAAAAGCATTGGACAGCATGGGAGATGTCCTTGAATGTAGGAACAGCACAGGCTGGTTATGGAATGGTGCCCCTATTGCACTCAGCAGCAATTCAGGTCAGCAAACACAGCAGCATCAATCCCTTTAGGCCATCTACTCTACCTATTAACGTTATCTACCATATTTTGCCATAATTTGAATTCTGAATATAGGGTAGAATGTCCAGCAACAGGAAGAATTTTTGACCAGATTGTTTAATGTATAAAACAAATATTCTTCCAGTGCAATAAGCAGGCAAGTCTAGCACCATCAGCAAACAATGGATCAGTGAGAGCAATAGCGGTCATCTCATCTTTCATGCAGCAATGCAAAGCTATATCCATCCACATATCAATGGCTCCCGCGATTATCTCACATAGAATCTTGGAAATAGCATTTTTTCCCCCACGAAATGATAATTTGGGATGCAAATTGCATGGTTGAATATTTTATGACTGTGATAATGGAGAGAGAAAAATCCACAGATGCACTTGTGTTATAGGCGTCTGCAGCATTGAGTCCCGTTACTTAAAGAAAAAGGTCCCATCAATAATTTAGAGCACTGAGTGCTGACACTGCTCCTCTGATGTTAAACAGAGAATGCGCGCTAGTTTCGGGGGTTTAACCCTTTCCAACAGGTATATAAATAAACCCTATGCGTTCTGATCGGCAAACCCCATGAAATGAGACACTTCCCTTTTAAAAAAGACACACGCAGTCTTGCTTTTATTTTCCCTTTTCCACATTGCCATTCATTAGAATGCGTGGAAAAGccgaaaaaaaaatatatagattaaATATTTACAAAAACATAGGAAATCAACATATGCCATAAGAAACGCAATGAATAGGATGAGGAGCACACCTACCCGTCTGTATCGCACGGCAAATTAAAGACAAAGCAGCACGGGATGAGTTGAGGGATGAAAGCACAAAGGACTTGGGCTCCTCCGAACAATGCAGGCTTGCCAGCCGGTTTAGCATAGTTGGGCATTACTTTCGAACTTCAGCATTATTTCGTAGACTCCGATTCAACTTTCTAGCTGTGAAGCACAGCCTGAAAATTCTCTTTCAAAAGACTCGATCGCACCGATTTCAAAAAATGGAGACAGGAGGACCAGTCATTCAGTTCAGACAGGGAGACCCGTATATATGAATGGCTGTGCGCTTTTTTTTCCCACGACATCGAGTCAGACACGCACAGAGCAACGCTTCTGACGTAGGCGTAGCCCGACCTCCCTGTCTACTGTCCTGATCATACCTCAGTGGTCCTGATACTGCCCGAGTTGACACGATTCTCCTCAGCAGCATCAAGCAGCATGGCTTGGCTGATGAAATAAAATAGCTGGCTTGCGGATGAAGGACATGACAGAGCACAATTTCACCTCTGGACGTGACTGTCAATGAGATGGGCCAATATGTGCTTAAAATGTGTTCTGTTAGTTGATATTAAAATATGAATTTGAGCAAGAGATTTTCTTATAATGATTGATTTCCCAGATAAAGGCTTTGATTGACAATCACAGGTGTGTGGGGATTTTTGTAGTAGTCCATCCAGAGAGGTAGGACTACAACCATAGATGTATCAAATAATAGCCAACACTTTTTTGACACATGGTGCATATTGTGGACTGTTAATCATGTCATTCACTTGCTTAATAAACACTTCATAACACTACTTTGATATTTGTACTTAACCTATAGGCTACTTTTCATTGTCTGAATTAAAATAATCTATTGAAATATACTTAGCAGCTTCTGATTTCATTATCAAAAAGCCTGTTGATGCATGCAGATGCCATGTCATTGATTTAATCTGTACATTTGTATAATTATTGCAATGCAAGTGTAAGCTAGGTTTTCGGTGAGGGTTTAGGTGGAAGAAGAAACGTatcaatacagtgagggaaaaaggtatttgatcccctgctgattttgtatgtttgcccactgataaagaaatgatcagtctataattttaaaatggtaggtttatttgaacagtgagagacagaataacaacaaaaaaatccagaaaaacgcatgttttaaaaaatgttattaaaaaaatgttataaattgatttgcattttaaatgagggaaataaatatttgacccctctgcaaaacatgacttagtacttggtggcaaaacccttgttggcaatcacagaggtcagacgtttcttgtagttggccaccaggtttgcacacatctcaggagggattttgtcccactcctctttgcagatcttctccaagtcattaaaggtttcgaggctgacgtttggcaactcgaaccttcagctccctccacagattttctatgggattaaggtctggagactggctaggccactccaggaccttaatgtgcttcttcttgagccactcctttgttgccttggccgtgtgttttgggtcattgtcatgctggaatatccatccacgacccattttcaatgccctggctgagggaaagaggttctcacccaaatatttgacggtacatggccccgtccatcgtccctttgatgcagtgaagttgtcctgtttcCTTAGCATAAAAactcccccaaagcataatgtttccacctccatgtttgacagtggggatggtgttcttggggtcataggcagcattcctcctcctccaaacatggcgagttgagttgatgccaaagagctccattttggtctcatctgaccacaacactttcacccagttctcctctgaatcattcagatgttcattggcaaacttcagacgggcatgtataggtggtttcttgagcagggggaccttgcgggcgctgcaggatttcagtccttcacggcgtagtgtgttaccaattgttttcttggtgactatggtcccagctgccttgagatcattgacaagatcctcccgtgtagttctgggctgattcctcaccattctcatgatcattgcaactccacgaggtgagatcttgcatggagccccaggccgagggagattgacagttattttgtgattcttccatttgcgaataatcgcaccaactgttgtcaccttctcaccaagctgcttagcgatggtcttgtagcccattccagccttgtgtaggtctacaatcttgtccctgacatccttggagagctctttggtcttggccatggtggagagtttggaatctgattgattgattgcttctgtggacaggtgtcttttatacaggtaacaaactgagattaggagcactccctttaagagtgtgctcctaatctcagctcgttacctgtataaaagacacctgggagccagaattatttctgattgagagtgggtcaaatacttatttccctcattaaaatgcaaatcaatttataacatttttgacatgcgtttttctggattttgttgttgttattctgtctctcactgttcaaataaacttaccattaaaattatagactgatcatttctttgtcagtgggcaaacgtacaaaatcagcaagggattaaatacttttttccctcactgtatggttgTCATTATTGGGCTTCGGTGGTGGACCTTTGTGCAGCTTTTCCACATGAGGGAATAGCCATAGCCGTAGACCAGGGGTAGACAACTAGATTCAGCAGCAGGCCGATTTTTGTcagagcggatggtcggggggctggaaaataattatactaatttggacactgcaaattgaccacaactaagcccaaagagattgtattaaaaaaaaaatattcatacCTTGATTACCCATTGAGACAATCACACAGTGCCTATAGAAGGTTTACACCCTCCTtagatttcttcacattttattattacaaagtgggattaaaatagatTGAATTGCCATTTTTTGTAAACGATCTATACAAAAAAAATTCAATttaaaagtggaagaaaaattctaacttttgttttacatttataaaatataaaacatGAATATACCTTGATTAAACAAGTATtcaccactgagtcaatacatgttagaatcatctttggcagcgattacagctatgagtcttgggtaagtctcataagagctttgcacacctgtattgtacaatatttgcccattattcttttcaaaa
The DNA window shown above is from Coregonus clupeaformis isolate EN_2021a chromosome 6, ASM2061545v1, whole genome shotgun sequence and carries:
- the LOC121532336 gene encoding BTB/POZ domain-containing protein 10 isoform X2; the encoded protein is MNPKSAQPRLPAVPQLEAELVNMNLHGTSGGLERCRDSDRRRSSDRSRDSSHERGEGQLTPCIRNITSPTRQHNSDRERGEGGSSSRSSSPRPPRAMMSVGPSCIAVSSSRSSLFSNEAHCKGLGHGHVHGPCDLIYVYENAKEGARTLRTAERVTLIVDNTRFVVDPAIFTAQPNTMLGRMFGSGREYNFTRPNDKGEFEVADGISSTVFRAILDYYKSGIIRCPDGISIPELREACDYLCISFDYSTIKCRDLSALMHELSNDGARRQFEFYLEEMVLPLMVASAQNGERECHIVVLTDDDVVDWDEEYPPQMGEEYSQIIYSTKLYRFFKYIENRDVAKSVLKDRGLKKIRLGIEGYPTYKEKVKKRPGSRPEVIYNYVQRPFIRMSWEKEEGKSRHVDFQCVKSKSITNLAAAAADIPQDQLVNMHPGPQVDELDIQPQPSYHYEPDPDAPSPAV
- the LOC121532336 gene encoding BTB/POZ domain-containing protein 10 isoform X1 — its product is MPNYAKPAGKPALFGGAQVLCAFIPQLIPCCFVFNLPCDTDGAQPRLPAVPQLEAELVNMNLHGTSGGLERCRDSDRRRSSDRSRDSSHERGEGQLTPCIRNITSPTRQHNSDRERGEGGSSSRSSSPRPPRAMMSVGPSCIAVSSSRSSLFSNEAHCKGLGHGHVHGPCDLIYVYENAKEGARTLRTAERVTLIVDNTRFVVDPAIFTAQPNTMLGRMFGSGREYNFTRPNDKGEFEVADGISSTVFRAILDYYKSGIIRCPDGISIPELREACDYLCISFDYSTIKCRDLSALMHELSNDGARRQFEFYLEEMVLPLMVASAQNGERECHIVVLTDDDVVDWDEEYPPQMGEEYSQIIYSTKLYRFFKYIENRDVAKSVLKDRGLKKIRLGIEGYPTYKEKVKKRPGSRPEVIYNYVQRPFIRMSWEKEEGKSRHVDFQCVKSKSITNLAAAAADIPQDQLVNMHPGPQVDELDIQPQPSYHYEPDPDAPSPAV
- the LOC121532336 gene encoding BTB/POZ domain-containing protein 10 isoform X3; the protein is MNLHGTSGGLERCRDSDRRRSSDRSRDSSHERGEGQLTPCIRNITSPTRQHNSDRERGEGGSSSRSSSPRPPRAMMSVGPSCIAVSSSRSSLFSNEAHCKGLGHGHVHGPCDLIYVYENAKEGARTLRTAERVTLIVDNTRFVVDPAIFTAQPNTMLGRMFGSGREYNFTRPNDKGEFEVADGISSTVFRAILDYYKSGIIRCPDGISIPELREACDYLCISFDYSTIKCRDLSALMHELSNDGARRQFEFYLEEMVLPLMVASAQNGERECHIVVLTDDDVVDWDEEYPPQMGEEYSQIIYSTKLYRFFKYIENRDVAKSVLKDRGLKKIRLGIEGYPTYKEKVKKRPGSRPEVIYNYVQRPFIRMSWEKEEGKSRHVDFQCVKSKSITNLAAAAADIPQDQLVNMHPGPQVDELDIQPQPSYHYEPDPDAPSPAV